A genomic stretch from Rhineura floridana isolate rRhiFlo1 chromosome 18, rRhiFlo1.hap2, whole genome shotgun sequence includes:
- the C18H19orf25 gene encoding UPF0449 protein C19orf25 homolog, whose amino-acid sequence MTSKAKKRVVLPTRPDPPNTEQILEDVQRAQPNDPVFILLAEPSEDLPTPTKNEDPEAKRERLYRLTQSYVEMNHRLQKACSLLKEKCEELKLAGATLEQGILEMKQRAL is encoded by the exons ATGACCTCCAAGGCCAAGAAGCGGGTGGTGCTTCCCACGCGCCCCGACCCCCCCAACACGGAACAGATTCTCGAGGATGTCCAGCGTGCCCAGCCCAACGACCCTGTCTTCATCCTCCTCGCGGAGCCCAGCGAAG ATTTGCCCACTCCAACCAAAAATGAAGACCCAGAGGCCAAGAGGGAACGCCTGTACCGGCTGACACAGTCCTACGTGGAGATGAACCACCGCCTTCAGAAAGCCTGCAGCCTGCTCAAGGAGAAATGTGAGGAGCTCAAACTGGCCGGCGCGACCCTGGAGCAGGGCATCTTGGAAATGAAGCAGAGGGCCTTGTGA